The Halomonas sp. KG2 genome segment TGCTTGGCCAATTCAAATTTATCGGGGTTCACATCGATGGCAATAATCTTCGAGGCTTTTGCCATAACTCCCCCTTGGATGACCGCCAAACCAATCGCGCCCAAACCAAAAACGGCGATGGTGGAGCCTGGCTCTACTTTTGCCGTATTCAGTACCGCACCGATACCGGTAGTAACGCCGCAGCCCAATAGGCAGATTTTATCCATCGGCGCTTCTTTGGAGACCACCGCAAGCGATACTTCCGGCAGCACGGTGTACTCGCTGAAAGTCGACGTGCCCATGTAGTGATGCAGCATTTTGCCATCTAGTGAAAAGCGCGAGGTGCCATCAGGCATCACACCTTTTCCCTGAGTAGCGCGCACGCTGCCACACAGGTTGGTTTTACCAGAGAGGCAGAATTTACATTTTCCGCACTCGGCGGTGTACAGCGGAATAACATGGTCACCCGGCTTAACGCTGGTCACACCCTCGCCAACTTCCTGTACCACACCAGCACCTTCGTGGCCCAATACCGCTGGGAAATTACCTTCGGGGTCAGCACCAGAAAGGGTATAAGCATCGGTATGGCATACACTCGTCGCTGCCATCTTCACCAGTACCTCGCCCGCTTTTGGACCTTCCACATCGATCTCAACTAATTCAAGCGGCTTACCCGCTTCGAGTGCTACAGCTGCACGCGATTTCATCTATGCATCTCCTTAACGGCCACGTAAGAATAAATACTGTTTTGTCGGGCTCATTTGAATCGAACCAGATTTAATGCCTGCAGTGTAGGCCAGCTAGGCGAGTGGGATAAAGCGGGATACACTCATAAGATTATTGCCACTGAGCAACAATCAGAAATTAATTAAGGATAGTTCGTGCAGCGTTGGGACCGTATTGAGGCATTCGTCGAGGTGGTAAGACTGGGAACATTCTCAGCTGCCGCACGCCATTTAAAGGTATCGACATCGCATATTAGTCGCTTGGTGAGCCAGCTGGAAAATCAGTTGGGTGTTCAGCTTTTGTACCGCACAACACGGCAAATTCGTTTAACCGATGCTGGGGCAATCTACGTAGAACACTGCCGCCATCTTTTTGATGGCCTGCGCGATGCAGAGCAAGCGATTAGCGAGCTGCAGGCAAATCCACGTGGGCTGCTGAAGCTGACCTCAGCGACGACGTTCGGCGAGCGCTACATCGCGCCACTGGTGAATGACTTTCAGTGCCTGCATCCGCAGCTTGAAGTGCATATGCACTTCACCAACCGCCCCGTAGAAATTATTGAAGAGGGCTACGATATTGCCATTCGTATGGGGGTACTCAAAGACTCTAGCTTGATTGCTCGGCGGCTATGCGAACGGCAGGAGTATGTCGTGGGCTCCCGGTCTTACTTCCGTCAAGCTCCCAGGCCACATACGCTGTCGGAACTTAGCCAACACCGTTGTCTGATGGGTTCACGTCCTAACTGGTTGTTTGAAGTCAACGGTCAGCGCCGCGAAGTTAAAGTGGAGGGCTGCTGGAGCGGAAACTCCGGCCCCGCGCTGCTTGACGCCGCGCTTAAAGGGCTAGGGCTTGCTCAACTACCGGATTACTACGTAGCCCCCTATCTTGCCAGTGGCGAACTGGTATCCGTTCTGGAACCTTTCCAACACAACGATACGGCGGTATGGGCGGTATATCCTCGTCACCGCCATCTATCACCTAAAATCCGTCAGCTCGTCGATTACTTGGTGGCCAATATTGATGCAACGCTGCCACCCCGCCCTACTCACTAACACTCGATGGCGTTAACAGCCAAACCGCCTTTTGACGTTTCTTTATATTTATCTTGCATATCTCGGCCAGTGTCACGCATGGTGCGAATCACTTTATCCAACGATACAAAATGCTCACCATCACCATGCATCGCCATACGCGCAGCATTGATCGCCTTCACCGAGGCAATGGCGTTTCGCTCAATACACGGCACTTGAACCAACCCCACCACGGGGTCGCAAGTAAGGCCAAGATTATGCTCTAGACCAATCTCAGCAGTGTTCTCTACCTGTTTTGGCGAGCCACCCAGCACTTCTGCAAGCCCCGCTGCGGCCATCGCACAAGCAGAGCCGACTTCTCCCTGGCAGCCAACTTCCGCGCCGGAAATGGACGCGTTCTTTTTACACAATATGCCCATCGCGCCCGCTGCCAACAAAAAAGCCACTATATCGTCGTCACAGGCATCTGGCTCAAATTTCAAATAGTACGCCAGCACAGCAGGCACAATACCGGCAGCACCGTTCGTCGGTGCAGTGACCATCCGTTTACCCGCGGCGTTCTCTTCATTCACTGCCAGCGCAAACAAATTGACCCAATCCATCACAGTAAAGCTCGATAC includes the following:
- a CDS encoding S-(hydroxymethyl)glutathione dehydrogenase/class III alcohol dehydrogenase is translated as MKSRAAVALEAGKPLELVEIDVEGPKAGEVLVKMAATSVCHTDAYTLSGADPEGNFPAVLGHEGAGVVQEVGEGVTSVKPGDHVIPLYTAECGKCKFCLSGKTNLCGSVRATQGKGVMPDGTSRFSLDGKMLHHYMGTSTFSEYTVLPEVSLAVVSKEAPMDKICLLGCGVTTGIGAVLNTAKVEPGSTIAVFGLGAIGLAVIQGGVMAKASKIIAIDVNPDKFELAKQFGATDFVNPKDYSDPIQQVIVDMTDGGVDYSFECIGNVNVMRSALECCHKGWGESIVIGVAGAGEEISTRPFQLVTGRVWKGSAFGGVKGRSELPGYVERYMNGELNIDDFITHDMPFEQINEAFELLHAGKSIRTVLHY
- a CDS encoding LysR family transcriptional regulator, whose amino-acid sequence is MQRWDRIEAFVEVVRLGTFSAAARHLKVSTSHISRLVSQLENQLGVQLLYRTTRQIRLTDAGAIYVEHCRHLFDGLRDAEQAISELQANPRGLLKLTSATTFGERYIAPLVNDFQCLHPQLEVHMHFTNRPVEIIEEGYDIAIRMGVLKDSSLIARRLCERQEYVVGSRSYFRQAPRPHTLSELSQHRCLMGSRPNWLFEVNGQRREVKVEGCWSGNSGPALLDAALKGLGLAQLPDYYVAPYLASGELVSVLEPFQHNDTAVWAVYPRHRHLSPKIRQLVDYLVANIDATLPPRPTH